The Acidobacteriota bacterium genome has a segment encoding these proteins:
- the thiD gene encoding bifunctional hydroxymethylpyrimidine kinase/phosphomethylpyrimidine kinase produces MHKTVMIIAGSDSDGAAGLQGDIKTLAALRLYSTCVVTAVTAQNTQGVQAVFPVPATFVGAQIEAVVSDIPPDAVKIGMLATAENVEVVATLIEALSLKNIVLDPVLRASTGVALLEEKGIEPLKKTLFPLVTVITPNVEEASRLAGVDVNETRSMQEAAKILHDFGPKFVIIKGGHLDTSRPLDLLYDGKKHSVYDANRVASRNTHGLGDAFASVVAARLAVGERVEVGIDMAKKYIVKAMNHPFAIGKGEAGPLNHGVPI; encoded by the coding sequence ATGCACAAAACCGTCATGATCATTGCCGGCTCCGACTCGGACGGAGCCGCGGGACTCCAAGGCGACATCAAGACGCTTGCCGCCCTGCGGCTATACTCGACCTGCGTCGTCACGGCCGTGACGGCGCAGAACACCCAAGGCGTGCAGGCCGTATTCCCCGTCCCCGCGACCTTCGTGGGAGCGCAGATCGAGGCGGTCGTGAGCGACATCCCGCCCGACGCGGTCAAGATCGGCATGCTCGCGACGGCCGAGAACGTGGAAGTCGTCGCCACGCTCATCGAGGCCCTTTCCCTCAAGAACATCGTCCTGGACCCCGTCCTGCGCGCCTCGACCGGCGTGGCCCTTCTCGAGGAGAAAGGCATCGAGCCCCTCAAGAAAACGTTGTTCCCGCTCGTCACCGTCATCACGCCCAACGTCGAAGAGGCCTCACGTCTCGCGGGCGTGGACGTGAACGAGACGCGCTCAATGCAGGAGGCGGCGAAAATTCTTCACGACTTCGGCCCCAAGTTCGTCATCATAAAGGGCGGCCATCTCGACACGTCGCGCCCCCTCGACCTTCTCTACGACGGCAAGAAGCACAGCGTCTACGACGCGAACCGCGTCGCCTCGCGCAACACGCACGGCCTGGGCGACGCGTTCGCTTCGGTGGTGGCCGCGCGCCTAGCCGTCGGAGAGCGCGTCGAGGTCGGAATCGATATGGCAAAAAAATACATCGTCAAAGCCATGAACCACCCCTTTGCCATCGGCAAGGGAGAAGCCGGCCCCCTCAACCACGGGGTGCCCATCTAA
- a CDS encoding peptidylprolyl isomerase — MGCAGSQESSEQATKEPAQKTQEVSKTEAAETPPSPEADEGEKKVEETKKEATEKAAGPVIDDKALPQVTIKTSRGDIVLEMFEDDAPNTVANFINLAEKGFYNGLIFHRVIKDPPFMIQGGDPTGTGRGGPGYRFADEFSKRKHLRGTLSMANSGPNTNGSQFFITHVPTPHLDGRHTVFGQVLKGQDVVDSIEQGDKMIEVRVDRKRSHPYKPKVL; from the coding sequence ATGGGATGCGCGGGAAGCCAGGAGTCCTCCGAGCAGGCGACGAAGGAGCCCGCGCAAAAGACTCAGGAAGTTTCCAAGACCGAGGCGGCGGAAACGCCGCCGAGTCCCGAAGCGGACGAAGGAGAGAAAAAGGTGGAAGAAACAAAGAAAGAAGCGACGGAGAAGGCCGCGGGTCCCGTCATAGACGACAAGGCCCTCCCGCAGGTGACCATCAAGACCTCAAGAGGCGACATCGTGCTCGAAATGTTCGAGGACGACGCCCCCAACACGGTGGCGAATTTCATCAACCTCGCGGAGAAAGGATTTTACAACGGCCTGATCTTCCACCGCGTCATCAAGGATCCGCCTTTCATGATTCAGGGCGGCGACCCGACTGGCACGGGCCGGGGCGGCCCCGGCTACCGCTTCGCCGACGAGTTCAGCAAGCGCAAGCACCTGCGCGGCACGCTCTCGATGGCGAACTCCGGGCCCAACACGAACGGAAGCCAGTTTTTCATCACGCACGTGCCGACACCGCACCTCGACGGCAGGCACACGGTCTTCGGGCAGGTGCTGAAGGGACAGGACGTGGTGGACAGCATCGAGCAGGGAGACAAGATGATCGAGGTGCGCGTGGACCGGAAGCGCAGCCATCCCTACAAGCCGAAGGTGCTCTAG
- a CDS encoding cysteine--tRNA ligase — MRLYNTLTRQVEAFEPLEEGHVRMYTCGPTVYDYAHIGNYRTFLFEDVLRRAFRYLGYRVTQVMNLTDIDDKIIKNAREHGRPVSEFTKTYIDAFFEDLDTLGMERAEVYPRATEHIPEMIALVEKLLELGVAYPAEGGIFYRISEFPGYGRLSRFDLSQARRGERVASDEYGKEDVRDFALWKLEDDPDVSWEAPFGRGRPGWHIECSAMSVKHLGETFDIHAGGVDNIFPHHENEIAQSEAALGKPFVRFWLHAEHLLVDGRKMAKSEGNFYTLRDLLSRGHRAEAIRYLLLSCHYRKQLNFTLDGLAQAETTVDRYRDFMHRLAVTSYPEGRNADLDARLREAKEKFQNALRDDLNVSEALGVMFTLMGEVNTEEANGRLFREDAREIAEAFRGFDSIWALEEKDEAQAPGDAEIQRLIAERDAARASRDFKRADEIRDALLEKGIVLEDTPYGTRGKRKS; from the coding sequence ATGCGCCTTTACAACACGCTGACGAGGCAGGTCGAGGCGTTCGAGCCCCTCGAAGAGGGGCACGTGCGCATGTACACGTGCGGCCCCACCGTGTACGACTACGCCCACATCGGTAACTACCGCACGTTTCTGTTCGAGGACGTGCTGCGCCGCGCGTTCCGGTACCTCGGCTACCGCGTGACGCAGGTCATGAACCTGACGGACATCGACGACAAGATAATAAAAAACGCCCGCGAGCACGGCCGGCCGGTTTCCGAATTCACGAAAACCTACATCGACGCTTTCTTCGAGGACCTGGACACACTGGGCATGGAACGCGCCGAGGTCTATCCGCGCGCCACGGAGCACATTCCAGAGATGATTGCGCTCGTCGAGAAGCTCCTGGAGCTCGGCGTCGCCTACCCGGCGGAGGGCGGGATCTTCTACCGCATCTCGGAATTTCCGGGCTACGGACGCCTCTCGCGCTTCGATCTGTCGCAGGCGCGGCGCGGCGAGCGCGTCGCAAGCGACGAGTACGGCAAGGAGGACGTGCGCGATTTCGCCCTCTGGAAGCTCGAGGACGACCCGGACGTATCATGGGAGGCGCCCTTCGGCCGGGGCCGTCCCGGCTGGCACATCGAGTGCTCCGCGATGAGCGTGAAGCACCTCGGGGAGACGTTCGACATTCACGCGGGCGGCGTGGACAACATCTTTCCGCACCACGAAAACGAAATCGCTCAAAGCGAGGCGGCGCTGGGGAAGCCGTTCGTACGCTTCTGGCTCCACGCCGAGCACCTTCTGGTGGACGGGCGCAAGATGGCAAAGAGCGAGGGTAATTTCTACACCCTGCGCGACCTGCTCTCGCGCGGCCACCGCGCGGAGGCGATCCGGTACCTCCTCCTTTCGTGCCACTACCGGAAGCAGCTCAACTTCACGCTCGACGGCCTCGCGCAGGCCGAGACGACCGTGGACCGCTACCGCGACTTCATGCACCGCCTCGCCGTCACGTCGTATCCCGAAGGGCGCAACGCGGACCTCGACGCGCGGCTCCGTGAGGCGAAGGAAAAATTTCAAAACGCCCTGCGCGACGACTTGAACGTCTCGGAAGCCCTCGGCGTGATGTTCACACTGATGGGCGAGGTCAACACCGAGGAGGCGAACGGGCGGCTCTTTCGGGAAGACGCCCGAGAGATCGCCGAGGCGTTCCGCGGCTTCGACTCCATCTGGGCGCTCGAAGAAAAAGACGAGGCGCAGGCGCCTGGGGACGCCGAGATCCAGCGCCTGATCGCTGAGCGGGACGCGGCGCGCGCGTCCAGGGACTTCAAGCGCGCGGACGAAATCAGGGACGCGCTCCTCGAGAAGGGAATCGTTCTCGAAGACACGCCCTACGGGACGAGGGGAAAGCGAAAGTCGTGA